From Demequina capsici:
CGCCTCGGCGGCGGAGAGGAACGTGTCTCGCTCGATGTCCTCGCGCACCTTCTCCGGCGTCTGGCCGGAGTGCAGGGCGAGCGTGTTCTCCAGCCACTCGCGCATGCGCAGGATCTCCTCGGCGTAGATCTCGATGTCCGACGCCTGGGCGCGCGAGCCGCCCTCGATGCGCGGCTGGTGGATCATCACGCGCGCGTTCGGGAGCGCAAGACGCTGCCCGGGCTGGCCCGCCGCGAGCAGCACCGCCGCGGCGGAGGCCGCCTGTCCCAGGCACACTGTCTGGATATGCGGCTTCACGTACTGCATCGTGTCGTAGATCGCGGTGAGCGCGGTCTGCGAGCCACCGGGCGAGTTGATGTAGATCTTGATGTCCCGGTCGGGGTCCTGCGACTCCAGCACGAGCAGCTGCGCCATCACGTCGTCCGCAGAGGCGTCGTCGATCTGCACGCCGAGGAACACGATGCGGTCCTCGAACAGCTTGGCGTACGGGTCCTGGCGCTTGAATCCGTAGGCCGTGCGCTCCTCGAACTGGGGCAGGATGTAGCGCGATGCCGGCCCCTGGGGTGCGGCGCCGCCGAAGCCGGCTACGCCGCCAAGGGTGCCCGCGGTGCGCGCGGCGGCCTGGATGGCCTGGTACTCGGAGCTGCTCACGCCTTGCCTCCCTGCGACTTGTCGCCCGCCTCGGCGGCGTGCTTGATGACCTTGTCGACGAAGCCGTACTCGAGCGCCTCGTCGGCGGTGAACCAGCGGTCGCGATCGGCGTCCTTGTTGATCTGCTCGAGCGTCTTGCCGGTCTGCTCGGCGGTGAGACCCGCGAGGGTCTTCTTCATGTGCATGATGAGCTCGGCGTTGATGCGGATGTCGGTCGCGGTGC
This genomic window contains:
- a CDS encoding ATP-dependent Clp protease proteolytic subunit, translating into MSSSEYQAIQAAARTAGTLGGVAGFGGAAPQGPASRYILPQFEERTAYGFKRQDPYAKLFEDRIVFLGVQIDDASADDVMAQLLVLESQDPDRDIKIYINSPGGSQTALTAIYDTMQYVKPHIQTVCLGQAASAAAVLLAAGQPGQRLALPNARVMIHQPRIEGGSRAQASDIEIYAEEILRMREWLENTLALHSGQTPEKVREDIERDTFLSAAEAKEYGLVDEVLESRKSQALAAKA